A part of Misgurnus anguillicaudatus chromosome 6, ASM2758022v2, whole genome shotgun sequence genomic DNA contains:
- the ciartb gene encoding uncharacterized protein ciartb: MSATDSDYSIDWLASDDEDNDSELEPDCTKAQGKTTLPKTPSFGVIQVAQTCQSLTKRNGDKGEVNDKENMSSPGSSPSSCDGSEYSKDEGLSHLGREDRSNYSQCPESPKGKTRQALKRTRSSVVLEQRERQLTPEQIEKDRLFAYKCLELQCYIHPLSSILNGLRSGRYRERLSTFQESVAMDRIQRIMGVLQNPCMGERYVNIILKMEEMLKNWFPHIKPQRNNEINTTELMEETTLSKKLKLSPVASPLLNTFANPTTTSTPSMGNKAMRVSDLTPPGPYSATNLKWLHTSPICSPTAEQAQGTVRNYLTAHREKDTTQDNSVSSSTDSAYTKTDSTPNRAPPGKINAPCLERLLKSTESIITQKGSVGMAASGWS, from the exons ATGTCAGCTACAGATTCTGACTATTCCATTGACTGGCTGGCCAGCGATGATGAAGATAATGACAGTGAATTAGAGCCAGACTGTACCAAAGCACAGGGGAAAACCACACTGCCCAAAACCCCCTCTTTTGGGGTCATCCAGGTGGCCCAGACTTGTCAGTCACTCACAAAGAGAAATGGAGATAAAGGCGAGGTGAACGACAAAGAGAATATGAGCTCTCCTGGAAGTTCTCCTTCCAGCTGTGACGGATCGGAGTACAGCAAAGATGAGGGGCTTTCTCACTTGGGAAGAGAAGATCGGTCCAATTACAGCCAGTGCCCTGAGAGCCCTAAAGGCAAAACGAGGCAGGCATTGAAAAGAACACGGAGCTCCGTGGTGCTGGAGCAAAGGGAGAGGCAGCTCACACCCGAACAAATAGAGAAAGACAGGCTGTTCGCATACAAG TGCTTGGAGCTGCAGTGTTACATTCATCCTCTATCCTCAATCCTTAATGGCCTCCGATCAGGCAGATACCGAGAAC GCCTCAGCACTTTCCAGGAGAGTGTGGCCATGGACCGCATCCAGAGGATAATGGGGGTCCTGCAGAATCCATGCATGGG AGAGAGATATGTCAACATTATTCTGAAAATGGAGGAGATGTTAAAGAACTGGTTCCCTCACATAAAACCCCAACGAAACAATGAAATCAACACCACAGAGCTTATGGAAGAGACGACCCTTTCTAAGAAACTCAAG TTGTCTCCAGTTGCATCTCCCCTGCTCAACACCTTTGCAAATCCCACCACCACAAGTACCCCTTCCATGGGTAACAAGGCAATGAGAGTCAGCGACCTCACCCCTCCTGGTCCCTACTCGGCAACCAACCTAAAATGGCTTCACACGTCACCCATATGCTCCCCAACGGCAGAACAGGCTCAGGGGACAGTTCGCAACTATTTAACAGCGCACAGGGAGAAGGACACAACACAAGACAACTCTGTGTCCTCCAGCACAGACAGTGCGTACACTAAGACAGACTCCACTCCCAACCGAGCACCTCCCGGCAAGATAAACGCCCCTTGCCTTGAAAGACTCCTTAAATCCACAGAGAGTATCATTACCCAGAAAGGGTCAGTGGGCATGGCAGCCAGCGGTTGGTCCTAG